In Fusobacterium sp., one genomic interval encodes:
- a CDS encoding NfeD family protein, with the protein MAVYWLAGAVFFTVVELIVPGLISIWFALAAAITIFFSIVVDNGLYQGYFFVILSAVLLASTRKFSKKMLERKDGNVDRITGSVVEIKGIDPNGNYEIYFDGKHWVGKSDEKLEIGDKVKILRIEGIKLVLEKIECKSDIE; encoded by the coding sequence ATGGCAGTATACTGGCTGGCAGGTGCAGTATTTTTCACAGTGGTAGAACTTATAGTTCCTGGACTTATTTCTATTTGGTTTGCTTTAGCAGCAGCCATTACCATATTTTTTTCTATAGTAGTAGATAATGGATTGTATCAAGGATATTTCTTTGTAATACTTTCAGCTGTACTTCTTGCATCAACTAGAAAATTTTCTAAAAAGATGCTTGAAAGAAAGGATGGTAATGTGGATCGTATAACTGGTAGTGTTGTTGAAATAAAGGGGATAGATCCAAATGGAAATTATGAAATCTATTTTGATGGAAAACATTGGGTGGGAAAATCTGATGAAAAATTAGAAATTGGAGATAAAGTAAAAATTTTAAGAATTGAAGGTATAAAACTTGTTCTTGAAAAAATTGAATGTAAAAGTGATATTGAGTAA